From one Eulemur rufifrons isolate Redbay chromosome 23, OSU_ERuf_1, whole genome shotgun sequence genomic stretch:
- the MPHOSPH6 gene encoding M-phase phosphoprotein 6 has translation MAAERKTKLSKNLLRMKFMQRGLDSETKKQLEEEEKKLIGEEHWYLDLPALTEKESFIIEEQSFLLCEDLLYGRMSFRGFNPEVEKLMLQMNAKNKAEVVEDKAKEVDVSDEEMARRYETLVGTIGKKFAKKRDRANYEEDENGDVKLTKAKKMFLKPQD, from the exons ATGGCGGCCGAGCGGAAGACCAAGTTGTCCAAGAACCTGCTGCGCATGAAG TTCATGCAAAGGGGACTGGACTCAGAAACGAAGAAACaactagaagaggaagaaaagaaactcaTTGGTGAAGAGCACTGGTACTTGGATTTGCCAGCACTGACAGAGAAAGA GAGTTTCATAATAGAAGAGCAGAGTTTCTTGTTATGTGAAGATCTCCTCTATGGAAGAATGTCATTCAGAGGATTTAATCCTGAGGTTGAG aaattaatgCTTCAGATGAATGCTAAGAACAAAGCAGAAGTTGTTGAAGACAAAGCAAAGGAGGTTGATGTGTCAGATGAAGAGATGGCTAGAAG ATATGAGACCTTGGTGGGGACAATTGGGAAAAAGTTTGCCAAGAAGAGAGACCGTGCCAATTATGAAGAAGATGAAAATGGAGATGTAAAACTGACTAAAGCAAAGAAGATGTTCTTAAAGCCCCAAGATTAA